Proteins found in one Labrenzia sp. VG12 genomic segment:
- a CDS encoding MarR family winged helix-turn-helix transcriptional regulator encodes MSAHKGSKTDPSHRSVPDQPVLQLRHFLPYRLNHLAETVSRSFSKIYADTYGIGIPEWRVLAMLGEHREMTARDVSQATSMHKTKVSRAVAALEKSNLIQRVKNPEDQREQTLRLSKEGIAVYEDIVPRALAYSRQLEEALTDDQKALLDDLFERLHQAALDHDTP; translated from the coding sequence ATGTCCGCACACAAGGGTTCCAAGACTGACCCCTCACACCGGTCCGTTCCAGACCAGCCGGTTCTCCAGCTGCGCCATTTTCTGCCCTACCGGCTCAATCATCTGGCGGAAACGGTCAGCCGGTCCTTTTCAAAGATCTATGCCGACACCTATGGCATTGGCATTCCCGAATGGCGCGTGCTTGCCATGCTTGGGGAGCACCGGGAAATGACCGCCCGAGATGTCAGTCAGGCGACGTCGATGCACAAGACCAAGGTCAGCCGCGCCGTCGCAGCCCTTGAAAAAAGCAATCTGATCCAGAGGGTGAAAAACCCGGAGGACCAGCGCGAACAGACCCTGCGGCTCAGCAAGGAAGGCATCGCGGTTTATGAAGACATCGTGCCACGCGCGCTGGCCTATTCCAGGCAACTGGAAGAAGCGCTGACAGATGACCAGAAAGCGCTTCTTGACGACCTGTTTGAAAGGCTGCATCAGGCAGCCCTCGACCATGACACCCCCTGA
- a CDS encoding MBL fold metallo-hydrolase, with amino-acid sequence MTKRAETAPGANEEFVELGRGCYAYSADGCSNTGVVIGDRGVLVVDGQATEAQAAKVLDKIRELTDKPVKSVVLTHFHADSAIGAPAFEAGEVIASDLSRRMIEMRGAEDLLVSRERDPDLFSGLPAGAGCVMPTMTIASSMSIDLGGLDVRLMHLGRGHTMGDLVVWVPASGVIFAGDLVQKSASPYCGDAHLADWPRALDRITAFRPSALVPGRGRVANGPQAVATAIETTRDYVTTLRDAAAACVEQSLGLKDTFFAVKDALSSQFASRDDFDFHLPLNVARAYDEALGLDQPQVWTRERIADLKDALDGSVPAAAEAVTEPAAEEPVEDAAVEAAESAGAVDNSGEAAPDLVSDSDFAASLAMDAAEEDTDAEDALDLTPEDMVETSEETGEAREETVEPDEKVLEEAR; translated from the coding sequence ATGACAAAAAGGGCCGAGACGGCACCGGGCGCGAACGAAGAGTTCGTCGAACTCGGACGCGGTTGTTATGCCTATAGCGCGGACGGATGCTCCAATACCGGCGTGGTGATCGGAGACCGCGGCGTGCTTGTCGTCGATGGCCAGGCGACGGAGGCCCAGGCCGCAAAGGTCCTCGACAAGATCCGGGAGCTGACCGACAAGCCCGTCAAATCGGTGGTGCTGACCCATTTCCATGCCGACAGCGCGATTGGCGCTCCCGCCTTTGAGGCCGGTGAGGTGATCGCGTCCGATCTCAGCCGGCGCATGATCGAGATGCGCGGCGCGGAGGACCTGCTTGTCTCCCGCGAACGGGATCCCGATCTCTTCTCGGGTCTGCCCGCAGGTGCGGGCTGCGTCATGCCGACCATGACGATTGCCTCATCCATGTCCATCGATCTCGGCGGTCTGGACGTCCGCCTGATGCATCTCGGCCGCGGTCATACGATGGGCGATCTGGTTGTCTGGGTGCCGGCGAGCGGCGTGATTTTTGCCGGCGACCTGGTCCAGAAATCTGCCAGCCCCTATTGCGGCGACGCCCACCTTGCCGATTGGCCGCGCGCGCTCGACAGGATCACTGCTTTCCGGCCCAGTGCGCTGGTGCCGGGTCGCGGCAGGGTCGCGAACGGTCCCCAGGCCGTTGCGACCGCGATCGAGACCACGCGCGACTACGTGACCACCTTGCGGGACGCGGCTGCGGCCTGTGTGGAACAGAGCCTTGGTCTCAAGGACACGTTCTTTGCAGTCAAGGATGCCCTGTCATCGCAGTTTGCATCCAGGGATGATTTTGATTTCCATCTGCCTTTGAACGTGGCGCGGGCCTATGACGAAGCGCTCGGCCTCGACCAGCCGCAGGTCTGGACACGTGAACGCATCGCCGACTTGAAAGACGCGCTAGACGGTTCCGTTCCAGCTGCGGCTGAGGCTGTCACCGAGCCCGCTGCCGAAGAGCCTGTCGAAGACGCTGCAGTTGAAGCGGCCGAAAGCGCTGGTGCTGTCGACAATTCGGGCGAGGCGGCCCCGGATCTCGTCTCCGATAGCGACTTCGCTGCCTCTCTTGCCATGGATGCAGCCGAAGAGGACACAGACGCGGAAGATGCTCTGGATCTGACACCGGAAGACATGGTCGAAACTTCCGAGGAAACCGGTGAGGCCCGGGAGGAAACGGTCGAACCGGACGAAAAGGTTCTTGAAGAGGCGCGCTGA
- a CDS encoding diguanylate cyclase translates to MQTTLLVEDASFFEKAIVKKLHEVGRHQIMVARNYEEAENCLNLPIGEPDLALVDLTLPDAPDGEIVDLCDQFKIPTIVFTSRFDAKTRSKMLEKGVIDYVLKDSPGSLNYVAELIRKLAQNPKIGILVLDDSGVERDAISRIVSKHLYKVYQAGSTDEALQTLKDHKDIKLVLADYFMPDKDGFAFLKAVRRVHDPEKVGVIGMSSFANSDNRVRFLKYGAADFVDKNCSPEELLLRVSQNLDYIYRIEELNNMAMQDALTGLYNRRFLLDEVTKGIKKWQASENNKHWLALMDLDSFKGINDTLGHDFGDAVLTSFAQHLKKLSRGNDVVARLGGDEFCVVFCDRSEEEVVEALQGLLDSIQTSPVRHDGEEHLMRTSIGVAELEPGQFGEALKVADHRLYTAKRTGRGQLVATG, encoded by the coding sequence ATGCAAACTACCCTTTTGGTTGAAGACGCGTCGTTTTTTGAAAAGGCGATCGTCAAAAAACTGCATGAAGTCGGCCGACATCAGATCATGGTTGCACGCAACTATGAGGAAGCGGAAAACTGCCTGAACCTGCCGATCGGGGAGCCGGACCTTGCCTTGGTCGACCTGACCCTGCCGGATGCACCTGACGGCGAGATTGTCGATCTGTGCGACCAGTTCAAGATTCCCACCATCGTCTTCACCAGCCGGTTCGATGCCAAGACCCGCAGCAAGATGCTGGAAAAGGGCGTCATCGACTACGTTCTGAAAGACAGCCCGGGCAGCCTGAACTATGTGGCGGAGCTGATCCGCAAACTGGCGCAGAACCCCAAGATCGGCATTCTGGTCCTCGACGATTCAGGCGTCGAACGCGATGCCATCTCGCGGATCGTTTCGAAGCACCTCTACAAGGTCTACCAGGCCGGTTCCACGGACGAAGCGCTTCAAACGCTGAAGGATCACAAGGACATCAAGCTGGTTCTGGCGGATTACTTCATGCCGGACAAGGACGGCTTTGCCTTCCTGAAAGCCGTTCGGCGGGTGCATGACCCGGAGAAGGTCGGTGTCATCGGCATGTCCTCCTTCGCCAATTCCGACAACCGGGTGCGGTTCCTGAAATACGGTGCCGCCGACTTTGTCGACAAGAACTGTTCACCGGAAGAGCTGCTGCTGCGGGTCTCACAGAACCTCGATTACATTTACCGCATCGAGGAACTGAACAATATGGCGATGCAGGACGCTCTGACCGGGCTCTACAATCGCCGCTTTCTTCTCGACGAGGTCACCAAGGGCATCAAGAAGTGGCAGGCGAGCGAGAACAACAAGCACTGGCTTGCCCTGATGGATCTCGATTCCTTCAAGGGCATCAACGATACGCTCGGCCATGACTTCGGCGATGCCGTGCTGACGAGCTTTGCGCAGCACCTGAAAAAGCTCTCCAGGGGCAACGATGTGGTTGCCCGTCTTGGCGGCGACGAGTTTTGTGTCGTTTTCTGCGACCGCAGCGAAGAGGAAGTCGTCGAGGCACTGCAGGGACTGCTGGATTCAATTCAGACTTCGCCGGTGCGCCATGACGGTGAAGAACACCTCATGCGGACCAGTATCGGCGTTGCCGAGCTTGAACCGGGACAGTTTGGAGAAGCCCTCAAAGTGGCCGATCACAGGCTCTATACTGCCAAGCGCACCGGGCGCGGTCAGCTGGTCGCAACCGGCTGA
- a CDS encoding endonuclease domain-containing protein, with translation MPHRQISRGLRANARTLRSNMTDAEKKLWHVLRAHRLEGIPFRRQMPIEGYIVDFAAPSYRLIVDLDGSQHAETPDVKRDQERDLVLSSQGWTVLRFWNSDVLTNLDGVCRKILETCGKEHC, from the coding sequence ATGCCTCATCGTCAAATCTCAAGAGGCCTCAGGGCAAACGCGAGAACGCTTCGTTCGAACATGACCGATGCCGAGAAAAAACTTTGGCACGTTTTGCGCGCGCATCGGCTTGAGGGCATTCCGTTTCGGCGTCAGATGCCAATTGAAGGCTACATCGTTGACTTTGCTGCGCCGTCCTATCGATTGATCGTTGACCTGGACGGTTCACAGCATGCTGAAACCCCGGACGTGAAGCGTGATCAGGAAAGAGATCTTGTTCTTAGCTCACAAGGCTGGACGGTCCTCCGTTTCTGGAATTCGGACGTCCTGACAAATCTCGACGGCGTCTGCCGGAAAATTCTTGAAACTTGTGGCAAGGAGCATTGCTGA
- the cysS gene encoding cysteine--tRNA ligase — MSAAETEKSGTFKGLKLTNTLTRAKEEFRAIDDENVRLYVCGPTVYDYAHIGNARPAIVFDVLFRLLRQLYGADHVTYARNITDVDDKINARALRDHPALPLNEAIALVTKKTADQYHKDIKALAVQEPTFEPRATQHIDGMVEMIATLIDKGHAYEAGGEVLFDTASMPDYGGLSKRKLDEQLAGARIAVDEHKKNPGDFVLWKLSSAEEPGWESPWGRGRPGWHIECSVMSAHHLGKVFDIHGGGLDLIFPHHENEIAQSCCANDTSTMANYWMHNGFLQVEGRKMSKSEGNFFTIQELLETESFGGRKWPGEVLRMAMLMTNYREPIDFSQRKLEEAENLLARWPDPVPTDAAPAPEVLEPMLDDLNTSAAIQALHALAVEAAKDPSRLEDYSASAALLGLGPVQADLSGIDEAAIQAAIGRRLEALKAKNWSEADEIRNELTSQGILLKDSKDSATGERVTTWEVKR; from the coding sequence ATGAGCGCCGCTGAGACAGAAAAATCCGGCACTTTCAAGGGCTTGAAGCTCACCAATACATTGACGCGCGCCAAGGAGGAATTCCGCGCGATCGATGACGAGAACGTGCGTCTCTATGTCTGCGGACCGACGGTTTACGACTACGCCCATATCGGCAATGCCCGGCCGGCCATCGTCTTCGATGTGCTGTTCCGCCTGCTTCGCCAGCTCTATGGTGCGGATCATGTCACCTATGCGCGCAACATCACCGACGTCGATGACAAGATCAACGCGCGGGCTTTGCGCGATCATCCGGCCCTGCCGCTGAACGAGGCCATCGCGCTGGTCACCAAGAAGACGGCCGATCAGTACCACAAGGACATCAAGGCTCTTGCGGTGCAAGAACCGACATTCGAGCCACGGGCGACCCAGCATATCGACGGCATGGTGGAGATGATCGCAACGCTGATCGACAAGGGCCACGCCTATGAAGCGGGCGGCGAGGTGCTGTTCGACACGGCCTCCATGCCGGACTATGGCGGACTGTCCAAGCGCAAGCTCGATGAGCAGCTGGCCGGCGCCCGTATCGCCGTCGATGAACACAAGAAAAACCCTGGCGATTTCGTGCTCTGGAAACTCTCCTCAGCCGAAGAGCCGGGCTGGGAGAGCCCCTGGGGGCGTGGACGCCCTGGCTGGCATATCGAGTGCTCGGTCATGAGCGCTCATCATCTCGGCAAGGTGTTCGACATTCACGGTGGCGGTCTGGATCTGATCTTCCCTCACCATGAAAACGAGATCGCCCAGTCGTGCTGCGCAAACGACACGTCCACCATGGCCAATTACTGGATGCACAACGGCTTCCTGCAGGTGGAAGGCCGGAAGATGTCCAAGTCCGAGGGCAATTTCTTCACCATTCAGGAGCTTCTGGAAACGGAGAGTTTCGGTGGGCGCAAATGGCCGGGCGAAGTCCTTCGCATGGCCATGCTGATGACCAATTACCGCGAGCCGATCGACTTCTCCCAGCGCAAGCTGGAGGAGGCGGAGAACCTGCTTGCGCGCTGGCCGGATCCGGTGCCAACCGATGCAGCCCCTGCACCGGAAGTTCTGGAGCCGATGCTGGATGACCTGAACACGTCTGCGGCCATTCAGGCCCTGCACGCGCTTGCGGTCGAGGCGGCCAAGGACCCGTCCAGACTGGAGGACTATTCCGCCTCCGCCGCACTGCTGGGGTTGGGACCGGTTCAGGCGGACCTCAGCGGCATCGATGAAGCCGCCATCCAGGCCGCCATCGGCCGCCGGCTGGAGGCGCTCAAGGCCAAGAACTGGTCTGAGGCCGACGAGATCCGCAATGAACTGACCTCTCAGGGAATCCTGCTAAAGGATTCAAAAGACTCGGCAACCGGCGAGCGCGTGACCACCTGGGAGGTCAAGCGGTGA
- a CDS encoding CreA family protein: MRLFIAATLGIALMFQGAGAALAADEPDLIFKKSTVWKFLTPDHKLATYAIDDPIVDGVACHFTVPEKGGVSGWLGVAEEVSDVSLACRQVGPVTIKENFEQGEEMFRQRRSFMFKKMQIVRGCDAKRNVLVYLVYSDKLIEGSPKNSTSTVPLMPWGDQEPPKCGDFVKG; this comes from the coding sequence ATGCGTTTATTCATCGCCGCAACTTTGGGTATTGCCCTGATGTTTCAAGGTGCCGGGGCTGCCCTGGCTGCGGATGAACCCGATCTCATCTTCAAGAAATCAACCGTCTGGAAGTTTCTGACCCCGGATCACAAGCTGGCCACCTATGCCATCGACGATCCGATCGTGGACGGCGTGGCTTGCCATTTCACGGTGCCGGAAAAGGGCGGTGTCTCTGGCTGGCTTGGTGTGGCCGAAGAGGTTTCCGACGTTTCGCTGGCCTGCCGCCAGGTCGGCCCGGTGACGATCAAGGAGAATTTCGAGCAAGGCGAGGAGATGTTCCGGCAGCGCCGCTCCTTCATGTTCAAGAAGATGCAGATCGTGCGCGGCTGCGATGCAAAGCGCAATGTGCTTGTTTATCTGGTCTATTCGGACAAGCTGATCGAAGGCAGCCCGAAGAACTCGACCTCGACCGTGCCGCTGATGCCCTGGGGGGATCAGGAGCCGCCCAAATGCGGGGATTTCGTCAAAGGGTGA
- the rarD gene encoding EamA family transporter RarD: MSQTGTETEAQAEFRQGLMFGLAAYGMWGFFPAYYKLTDTISADLVVSHRILWSVLFVGLFLYLRGRWPEVREVFRQPKVLKGLAASASFIAVNWLVFVWAIANDQVLDVSLGYFINPLVSIVVGLVVLHERLSIGQGAAVAIAALAVVLQAVLAGGLPWVSLVLAFSFAGYGYVRKVTPVKATPGLFVETLLLFPLAVGYVLLSLSWGEDALVLNDLPVLVALAGTGIVTALPLICFSSAARRLPLFMIGLMQYIAPSIHFLMAVYVWGEPLDQTKLMTFLMIWGALVVFTYDSWRRYRRQARAQPVATS, translated from the coding sequence ATGTCGCAGACGGGCACCGAGACCGAGGCGCAGGCCGAGTTCCGTCAGGGGTTGATGTTCGGGCTTGCCGCCTATGGCATGTGGGGCTTCTTCCCGGCCTATTACAAACTCACCGACACGATTTCAGCTGATCTCGTGGTGTCGCACCGTATCTTGTGGTCCGTCCTGTTTGTCGGCCTGTTTTTGTATCTGCGCGGCCGCTGGCCGGAAGTCCGGGAGGTTTTCCGACAGCCGAAAGTGCTCAAGGGTCTTGCGGCGTCTGCCTCGTTCATTGCCGTCAACTGGCTGGTGTTCGTCTGGGCCATTGCCAATGACCAGGTGCTTGACGTTTCGCTCGGCTATTTCATCAACCCGCTGGTCAGCATCGTGGTTGGTCTCGTGGTGCTGCATGAACGGTTGTCGATCGGGCAGGGGGCCGCCGTTGCCATTGCTGCCCTTGCCGTGGTTCTGCAGGCGGTGCTGGCTGGCGGTCTGCCCTGGGTGTCGCTGGTTCTGGCCTTTTCCTTCGCCGGATACGGCTATGTGCGCAAGGTGACGCCGGTCAAGGCGACGCCGGGTCTCTTTGTCGAAACCCTGCTGCTGTTTCCGCTTGCGGTGGGCTATGTGCTGTTGAGCCTGAGCTGGGGTGAGGATGCCCTGGTTCTGAACGACCTGCCCGTATTGGTGGCTCTTGCCGGGACCGGGATCGTGACGGCTCTGCCATTGATCTGCTTTTCCTCGGCAGCCCGCCGTCTGCCGCTCTTCATGATCGGACTGATGCAGTATATCGCGCCATCCATCCACTTCCTGATGGCGGTCTATGTCTGGGGAGAGCCGCTCGATCAGACCAAGTTGATGACCTTCCTGATGATCTGGGGTGCCCTGGTGGTCTTCACCTATGACAGCTGGCGACGCTATCGCCGCCAGGCGCGTGCTCAGCCGGTTGCGACCAGCTGA
- a CDS encoding murein L,D-transpeptidase, whose translation MGNFWSGRNNRASIALALCIALSGGLTGSPSWAQSETAPSETQVVPPPQFLDPETPIARAIQSEMSPDLDQGLVLHYGERAFAPVWFTEDGLTENAHLTIAAMAAANEHALNPNNYDPLGFIKRSETATSEQDWARFDIDLSVQFLRYATHLSSGRVQPNAVNKALNLFPDRPDPKNLFKAVARSEDFSAFLDSLAPQSDNYARLKRRLGQFREKAAEGGFTPIPDGEVLKPGMDDPRIAVLRQRLIEEDIPGAADHNGEAYDGALVEAVKTFQEYHGLATDGVIGKNTLAKLNIPLQEKLIQMELNMERRRWMRDDLGEFYIFSNLADQNLKVVRNGKTIHTARVVVGKPYHATPVFSDQLEYVEINPFWNVPYSIATKEYLPKLKQNASALSGKQIRVFQDGTEIAPTQVAWNSYSGGNFPFRLRQDPGDGNALGRIKFMFPNRFNIYIHDTPSKSLFSRAERAFSHGCIRVSNPFKLADVLLADVNANPGHWETIRDSEKRTVIKPAAPIEVHLTYLTAWMNKDGSTHFRKDIYGRDKVLLEALRTAMTQNL comes from the coding sequence ATGGGTAACTTTTGGTCCGGCCGAAATAACCGAGCGTCAATCGCTCTGGCGCTGTGCATCGCCTTGTCCGGAGGGTTGACTGGCAGTCCGTCATGGGCGCAATCGGAGACAGCGCCCTCCGAAACCCAGGTCGTCCCCCCGCCGCAGTTTCTGGATCCGGAAACTCCGATTGCCAGGGCCATCCAGTCGGAAATGTCTCCGGACCTAGATCAAGGTCTTGTCCTCCACTATGGCGAACGCGCCTTCGCACCGGTCTGGTTCACCGAAGACGGGTTGACCGAAAACGCCCATCTGACGATCGCCGCCATGGCGGCGGCCAATGAACACGCGCTCAATCCGAACAATTACGACCCGCTCGGCTTCATCAAGCGGTCCGAAACGGCCACCAGCGAACAGGACTGGGCGCGCTTCGACATTGACCTCTCGGTCCAGTTCCTGCGCTACGCAACCCACCTCTCCTCTGGTCGCGTCCAGCCAAACGCCGTCAACAAGGCACTGAACCTGTTTCCGGACAGGCCGGACCCGAAGAACCTGTTCAAAGCCGTCGCCCGGTCGGAAGACTTCAGCGCCTTTCTCGACAGTCTCGCACCGCAATCCGACAACTACGCCCGGCTGAAGAGACGGCTCGGCCAATTCCGGGAAAAGGCGGCCGAGGGTGGATTTACACCGATACCGGACGGCGAGGTGCTGAAACCCGGCATGGACGATCCGCGGATTGCCGTCCTGCGTCAGCGGTTGATCGAGGAAGATATTCCGGGCGCAGCGGACCATAATGGCGAAGCCTATGACGGCGCCCTGGTCGAGGCCGTGAAGACGTTTCAGGAATACCACGGCCTCGCGACCGACGGGGTGATCGGCAAGAACACGCTCGCCAAACTGAACATTCCCTTGCAGGAAAAGCTGATCCAGATGGAGCTCAACATGGAGCGCCGTCGATGGATGCGTGACGATCTGGGCGAATTCTACATCTTTTCCAATCTGGCCGATCAGAACCTGAAGGTGGTGCGCAACGGCAAGACCATCCACACGGCACGGGTTGTCGTCGGCAAGCCTTATCACGCCACGCCGGTCTTCTCCGATCAGCTTGAATATGTGGAGATCAATCCCTTCTGGAACGTCCCCTATTCCATCGCCACCAAGGAATACCTGCCGAAACTGAAGCAGAATGCCTCCGCGCTCAGTGGCAAACAGATCCGCGTCTTCCAGGATGGCACGGAAATCGCCCCGACCCAGGTGGCCTGGAACAGCTACTCCGGCGGCAATTTTCCGTTCCGCCTGCGCCAGGACCCGGGCGACGGCAACGCCCTTGGGCGGATCAAGTTCATGTTCCCCAACCGGTTCAACATCTACATTCACGACACGCCGTCAAAATCGCTGTTCTCGCGCGCCGAACGCGCCTTCAGTCACGGCTGTATCCGGGTGTCCAATCCGTTCAAGCTCGCAGACGTGCTGCTTGCCGATGTCAACGCCAATCCTGGCCACTGGGAAACGATCCGCGACAGCGAAAAACGGACGGTTATCAAGCCGGCCGCTCCGATCGAAGTCCACCTGACTTACCTGACCGCCTGGATGAACAAGGACGGTTCGACCCATTTCAGAAAAGACATTTATGGCCGCGACAAGGTGCTGCTGGAAGCATTGAGAACAGCCATGACTCAGAACCTCTGA
- a CDS encoding sugar transporter has product MLNRIFVLIFLALVFGGPFVAILAITDGTEAFGQEAQQKGMCLTTGTGCGNGNIIVTVAGRI; this is encoded by the coding sequence ATGTTGAACCGCATCTTTGTTCTGATCTTTCTCGCCCTGGTCTTCGGCGGCCCCTTCGTCGCCATCCTTGCCATCACTGACGGCACCGAGGCGTTTGGCCAGGAAGCCCAGCAGAAGGGCATGTGCCTGACCACCGGCACCGGATGCGGCAATGGCAATATCATTGTCACCGTCGCCGGTCGCATCTAA
- the cimA gene encoding citramalate synthase, whose product MTKERLYLFDTTLRDGAQTSGVDFSVNEKTVIAELLERLGVDYIEGGYPGANPTDTEFFGEKRTETATFTAFGMTKRAGRSAANDPGLQQILSSSADACCFVAKAWDYHVRVALGCSNEENLDSIYETVIAAVNAGKEAMIDCEHFFDGFKANPDYALDCARTAYHAGARWIVLCDTNGGTLPDEIFDIVTKVQDVVPGSHLGIHTHDDTGHAVANSLAAVDAGVRQVQGTLNGLGERCGNANLITLIPTLKLKPAFSDRLEIGVSDDQLKAITSISHAFDEILNRSPDRQAPYVGETAFATKAGIHASAILKDPQTYEHVTPESVGNARRVLVSDQAGKSNLLGELSRVGIEVDKSDPRLDRLLAKVKEREADGYAYEAADASFELLARRELGEVPRYFDVNSFRVMVERRFNAIGDLITVSEAVVKVDIDGETRMSVAEGNGPVNALDMALRKDLGKYQSAIEGLELIDYKVRILNGGTGAVTRVLIESHDTKNHRRWFTIGVSSNIVDASFQALVDSITFALLKADAV is encoded by the coding sequence ATGACCAAGGAACGCCTCTATCTCTTCGACACAACCCTGCGCGACGGTGCGCAGACAAGCGGTGTCGACTTTTCGGTGAACGAAAAGACCGTCATTGCCGAGCTGCTGGAACGTCTGGGCGTCGATTACATCGAGGGCGGTTACCCCGGCGCCAATCCGACCGATACGGAGTTTTTCGGCGAAAAGCGCACCGAGACGGCGACCTTTACCGCATTTGGCATGACCAAACGGGCCGGCCGGTCGGCGGCCAATGATCCGGGGTTGCAGCAGATCCTGTCTTCCAGCGCGGATGCCTGCTGTTTCGTTGCCAAGGCCTGGGACTATCATGTCCGCGTCGCGCTGGGCTGCAGCAACGAGGAAAATCTCGATTCGATCTATGAAACCGTGATCGCTGCGGTCAATGCCGGCAAGGAAGCCATGATCGACTGCGAGCATTTCTTCGACGGTTTCAAGGCCAATCCGGATTACGCCCTCGATTGTGCCCGAACCGCCTATCATGCCGGCGCCCGCTGGATTGTCCTGTGCGACACCAATGGCGGCACCTTGCCGGACGAGATCTTCGATATCGTGACCAAGGTCCAGGACGTGGTGCCGGGCTCTCACCTGGGCATTCACACCCATGACGACACCGGCCACGCGGTTGCCAATTCCCTGGCTGCGGTCGATGCCGGTGTACGCCAGGTCCAGGGCACTTTGAACGGGCTTGGAGAGCGGTGTGGCAACGCCAACCTGATCACCCTGATCCCGACCCTGAAACTGAAACCTGCCTTTTCCGACCGTTTGGAGATCGGCGTCAGTGATGACCAGCTGAAGGCGATCACGTCAATTTCGCATGCCTTTGACGAGATCCTGAACCGGTCCCCGGACCGGCAGGCGCCCTATGTCGGCGAAACCGCCTTTGCCACCAAGGCCGGCATTCATGCTTCGGCGATCCTGAAGGATCCGCAGACCTATGAACACGTGACACCGGAAAGCGTCGGCAATGCGCGCCGCGTTCTGGTCTCGGATCAGGCCGGCAAGAGCAACCTCCTGGGAGAACTCAGCCGGGTCGGTATCGAAGTCGACAAAAGCGACCCGAGGCTTGACCGCTTGCTCGCCAAGGTCAAGGAGCGGGAAGCGGATGGCTATGCCTATGAGGCGGCTGATGCGTCTTTCGAGTTGCTGGCGCGCCGCGAGCTGGGCGAAGTGCCGCGCTATTTCGATGTCAATTCCTTCAGGGTGATGGTGGAGCGTCGTTTCAATGCCATCGGCGATCTGATCACCGTGTCGGAAGCCGTGGTCAAGGTCGACATTGATGGTGAAACGCGCATGTCGGTCGCAGAGGGCAACGGCCCGGTCAACGCGCTCGACATGGCTCTCAGGAAGGACCTCGGCAAGTACCAGTCGGCGATCGAGGGGCTCGAACTGATTGACTACAAGGTGCGAATCCTGAACGGTGGCACGGGCGCTGTCACGCGCGTCCTGATCGAAAGCCACGACACCAAGAACCATCGTCGCTGGTTCACGATCGGGGTCTCCTCAAACATCGTCGACGCCTCATTCCAGGCCCTCGTCGATTCCATCACATTCGCGCTTTTGAAGGCTGACGCGGTCTGA
- a CDS encoding GFA family protein: protein MAEGAEHHAGGCQCGAVRFKVTGALGKASICHCRMCQKAFGGFYAPLVSIRDEAELTWTRGEPKRFRSSNVVARGFCEACGTPLTYEAPDGVAIAIGAFDNPAGIAPVIQYGVEGKLPYTDHMADIPARLTEEDVETAAFLASIVSNQHPDHDTDTWSPVKPDENQNG from the coding sequence ATGGCTGAAGGTGCTGAACATCACGCGGGCGGTTGCCAGTGCGGCGCGGTGCGGTTCAAGGTCACCGGGGCCTTGGGTAAGGCTTCCATCTGCCATTGCCGCATGTGCCAGAAGGCCTTTGGCGGGTTCTATGCACCCCTGGTCAGCATTCGTGACGAGGCCGAACTCACCTGGACACGCGGTGAACCGAAACGTTTCCGGAGCTCCAACGTGGTTGCCCGCGGGTTTTGCGAGGCCTGTGGCACACCGCTCACCTATGAAGCCCCTGATGGTGTCGCCATTGCCATCGGCGCTTTTGACAATCCGGCCGGTATCGCGCCGGTGATCCAGTATGGCGTGGAAGGCAAACTGCCCTACACCGACCACATGGCCGATATCCCCGCCCGTCTGACGGAAGAGGATGTCGAGACCGCAGCCTTCCTCGCGAGCATCGTCTCGAACCAGCATCCCGACCACGACACAGACACCTGGTCGCCGGTCAAGCCCGACGAAAACCAGAACGGCTAA
- a CDS encoding metalloregulator ArsR/SmtB family transcription factor: MDYKALEDKAESAAEFLKMMASAPRLLLMCLVLEEERSVGELAEKTGMRMPTVSQQLALLRAQGLVSTRREGTTIYYRLASEPVKDIMAMLYKHFCSGEDLPVAKHLESLDAE; this comes from the coding sequence ATGGACTACAAAGCACTTGAAGACAAAGCGGAATCCGCGGCGGAATTCTTGAAGATGATGGCATCCGCGCCGCGATTGCTGCTGATGTGCCTGGTGCTTGAGGAAGAGCGCTCCGTTGGCGAACTCGCCGAGAAGACCGGCATGCGGATGCCGACCGTCTCGCAGCAGCTGGCCCTTCTGCGGGCTCAAGGGCTTGTATCAACCCGCCGCGAGGGCACCACGATCTATTATCGGCTGGCAAGCGAACCGGTCAAAGACATCATGGCCATGCTCTACAAGCATTTCTGTTCCGGTGAAGACCTTCCCGTCGCCAAGCACCTGGAAAGTCTGGACGCAGAATAG